One Brachybacterium kimchii genomic window carries:
- a CDS encoding FGGY-family carbohydrate kinase, with protein MQSTITVDIGTTSVKLCLFEADASLAASARRATPTVSDADGEVYDVPALEALVEDFVRGLAPDTRREVRRIAIAGVGESGGLVRADGSLASPMILWHDHRGAGSLASLTAEDHERIFRVTGLPVNGNYGISKTAWALERALGTDDTVWLNVAEYLAARLSEDRWSEPSLASRTMALDVRSGTWSAEVCGMFGISPEAFPPLRAASEGASIREGAAAALGLDPKVRVHVAGHDHMVGAVGADLRPGELLNSTGTTEGLLVLAPEPRLDETARSAKLANGIDCTGKQRTLFASIPTGGSTFATLQHMLDMDGERLASLIDTLHTRWIADEIDLERVPVVLPRFRGSPPPTKDRAARGLIAGLRDDTTAEDIVLGAFLGLARQFADVLDLFDAVPCVVKVIGPASGNPLWLQIKADLLGAPLSVSRFPEVVSRGAQALACAETTSWQEVDPFEVRPDSARHARLGAWAEDTGPLWRHLQGAPS; from the coding sequence GTGCAGTCCACGATCACCGTCGACATAGGCACCACCAGTGTCAAGCTGTGCCTGTTCGAGGCCGACGCCTCGTTGGCCGCATCCGCACGCCGTGCGACACCCACGGTCAGCGATGCCGACGGCGAGGTCTACGACGTCCCGGCTCTCGAGGCCCTCGTCGAGGACTTCGTACGCGGACTCGCTCCTGACACGCGCAGGGAGGTCCGTCGGATCGCGATCGCGGGCGTCGGGGAGTCCGGCGGGCTGGTGCGCGCCGACGGTTCCCTGGCCTCACCCATGATCCTCTGGCACGACCACCGCGGCGCCGGCAGCCTCGCCTCGTTGACTGCTGAGGACCACGAGCGAATATTCCGGGTCACCGGACTTCCCGTGAACGGCAACTACGGGATCTCGAAGACCGCGTGGGCGCTCGAGCGGGCCCTGGGCACCGATGACACCGTCTGGCTGAACGTGGCCGAGTATCTTGCAGCAAGGTTGAGCGAGGACCGCTGGTCGGAACCGTCGCTCGCGAGCCGGACGATGGCGCTGGACGTGCGTAGCGGCACCTGGTCAGCAGAGGTCTGCGGAATGTTCGGGATCTCGCCCGAGGCCTTCCCCCCTCTCCGTGCCGCTTCCGAGGGCGCGTCCATCCGGGAGGGAGCCGCAGCAGCGCTAGGCCTGGACCCGAAGGTGCGCGTTCACGTCGCCGGGCACGATCACATGGTGGGCGCCGTGGGAGCGGACCTGCGGCCGGGCGAGCTGCTCAACTCGACGGGCACCACCGAAGGACTCCTGGTGCTCGCGCCCGAACCGCGCCTGGATGAGACGGCACGGAGTGCGAAGCTGGCCAACGGCATCGACTGCACAGGGAAGCAGCGAACGCTCTTCGCCTCCATTCCCACCGGAGGCTCCACCTTCGCGACGCTCCAGCACATGCTCGACATGGACGGGGAGCGGCTCGCGTCCCTCATCGACACTCTCCATACGCGGTGGATCGCCGACGAGATCGATCTCGAACGGGTCCCCGTCGTCCTGCCCAGGTTCCGCGGGAGCCCACCGCCGACGAAGGATCGAGCGGCTCGGGGCCTGATCGCCGGACTGCGCGACGACACCACCGCTGAGGACATCGTGCTCGGCGCCTTCCTGGGACTCGCCCGGCAGTTCGCGGACGTCCTCGACCTGTTCGATGCAGTCCCGTGCGTGGTCAAGGTGATCGGCCCCGCGAGCGGGAACCCGTTGTGGCTCCAGATCAAGGCGGACCTGTTGGGTGCGCCCCTCTCCGTCTCACGATTCCCCGAGGTCGTCTCTCGCGGCGCGCAGGCTCTGGCGTGCGCAGAGACGACGTCCTGGCAGGAGGTCGACCCCTTCGAGGTGCGGCCGGACTCTGCTCGTCACGCGCGGCTCGGAGCATGGGCGGAAGACACGGGCCCGCTGTGGAGACACCTGCAGGGTGCTCCGTCATGA
- a CDS encoding FGGY family carbohydrate kinase — protein sequence MRYVAGIDSSTQSCKVSVRDAATGRQVREGKALHPPETVVHPDVWWDALLAAVERAGGLEDVSAISVSGQQHTPVFLAADGAVVCDSPLWNDTGSHAQMMELNAELGRTEWIRRTGLPITLSDTVTKLRWLRETDLAATRRTDAVAIVHDWLTWRLRGYGPGTGGIEELTTDRSDACGTGYWDPEKNIYLLDLFEHAFGRRAALPRILGPRDRAGVTGGGIPGIPAGVPVGAGNGDNAAAALALGLRPGDAVMSLGTSGVVYTSSPTPVHDLAGYVCNYADAEGGHQPLVATLNAARNFHAGAQLLGCSFAGLSDLALLAPPGAEGLTLLPFFEGERTPDLPHARASLHQASLANFTRENFARAVFEGTLTSQVAMLDALESCDLAIDRLLLIGGAAKSPAVQTILPQLVGVPVLVPESDEYVSKGAAMQALCALDGEFPSWRVDARELPRAERSGAAAQHASAMESLGYAEG from the coding sequence ATGAGGTACGTCGCGGGAATCGATTCCTCGACCCAGAGCTGCAAGGTGAGCGTGCGCGACGCTGCGACCGGTCGGCAGGTGCGGGAGGGCAAGGCCCTGCACCCGCCGGAGACCGTGGTCCACCCCGACGTGTGGTGGGATGCTCTGCTGGCGGCGGTCGAGCGAGCCGGAGGACTGGAGGATGTCTCGGCGATCTCTGTCAGCGGCCAGCAGCACACCCCGGTCTTCCTCGCTGCGGACGGAGCGGTCGTGTGCGACTCCCCCCTGTGGAACGACACGGGCTCGCACGCCCAGATGATGGAGCTCAACGCCGAGCTGGGACGGACCGAGTGGATACGAAGGACCGGCCTGCCGATCACGCTGTCCGACACCGTCACCAAGCTGCGCTGGCTGCGGGAGACGGATCTGGCGGCGACGCGCCGCACGGACGCCGTCGCGATCGTCCACGACTGGTTGACCTGGCGCCTGCGGGGGTACGGGCCGGGCACGGGCGGGATCGAAGAGCTCACGACGGACAGGTCCGACGCCTGCGGGACCGGGTACTGGGACCCCGAGAAGAACATCTACCTGCTCGACCTCTTCGAGCACGCCTTCGGCAGGCGGGCGGCGCTGCCCCGCATCCTGGGTCCGCGTGATCGAGCGGGCGTGACGGGTGGCGGGATCCCGGGGATACCCGCCGGGGTTCCCGTCGGTGCCGGCAACGGGGACAACGCGGCCGCAGCGCTGGCGCTCGGACTCCGTCCCGGGGACGCGGTCATGTCGCTAGGGACCTCCGGCGTGGTCTACACGAGTTCCCCGACTCCGGTGCACGACCTGGCGGGGTACGTGTGCAACTACGCCGACGCGGAAGGCGGGCACCAGCCCCTCGTGGCCACCCTCAACGCGGCGAGGAACTTCCACGCGGGCGCCCAGCTGTTGGGATGCTCGTTCGCAGGCCTCTCGGACCTCGCGCTGCTCGCGCCCCCCGGTGCCGAGGGACTCACCCTTCTGCCGTTCTTCGAGGGGGAGAGGACGCCCGACCTTCCCCACGCCCGTGCCTCTCTCCACCAGGCGTCGCTGGCGAACTTCACTCGCGAGAACTTCGCCCGGGCCGTCTTCGAGGGAACGCTCACATCCCAGGTCGCAATGCTCGACGCCCTGGAGTCGTGTGACCTCGCGATCGACCGGCTTCTACTCATCGGCGGAGCTGCAAAGAGTCCTGCGGTGCAGACGATCCTGCCTCAGCTCGTGGGCGTTCCGGTGCTCGTCCCGGAGTCCGACGAGTACGTGAGCAAAGGTGCCGCGATGCAGGCGCTCTGCGCGCTCGACGGTGAGTTCCCGTCGTGGAGGGTGGATGCGCGTGAGCTCCCTCGCGCCGAACGGTCGGGGGCCGCTGCCCAGCATGCGTCGGCCATGGAGTCCCTCGGGTACGCGGAAGGGTGA
- a CDS encoding GntR family transcriptional regulator: MTPNIERTSPVPYYEQLYAILKERILEGDYPEGERLPSELELARDFNLSRATVRQTLSTLESDGFAHRVPRRGFFAAKPKPASGWFVQDSEGFLESQIRHGRTGITTTVVSFDSVPAPAHVGEALGIATGEQVSALERVRSLEGDMALFSTNWFPQGVGQVIAQASPVLDGTGSLNTALREAGLLVHDARRVIHALGAPDAVAEHLGIQSGHPLLRIRSLSRLADGTCFDYYETWVLTDTVPLEMNAAAT, from the coding sequence GTGACGCCGAACATCGAGAGGACCTCGCCGGTCCCCTACTACGAGCAGCTCTACGCCATCCTCAAGGAGCGCATCCTCGAGGGCGACTACCCCGAAGGCGAGCGACTGCCGAGCGAGCTCGAACTGGCCAGGGACTTCAACCTCTCCCGGGCGACTGTCCGCCAGACCCTCTCGACGCTCGAATCGGATGGGTTCGCGCATCGCGTTCCGCGTCGCGGATTCTTCGCAGCCAAGCCCAAGCCTGCCTCCGGATGGTTCGTCCAGGACTCAGAGGGCTTCCTGGAGTCTCAGATCCGCCACGGCCGCACGGGCATCACGACCACGGTCGTCTCCTTCGACTCCGTGCCGGCTCCGGCGCACGTCGGCGAGGCACTCGGCATCGCCACCGGCGAGCAGGTGTCTGCTCTCGAACGCGTGAGGTCGCTCGAGGGCGACATGGCTCTGTTCAGCACCAACTGGTTCCCCCAGGGCGTCGGCCAGGTGATTGCGCAGGCCTCCCCCGTCCTGGATGGCACAGGATCGCTCAACACCGCCCTGCGCGAGGCCGGGCTCCTCGTCCACGATGCGCGCCGCGTCATCCACGCGCTGGGTGCGCCGGACGCGGTTGCCGAGCACCTGGGAATCCAGTCCGGACACCCACTGCTGCGCATTCGCTCGCTCTCCCGCCTGGCCGACGGCACATGCTTCGACTACTACGAGACCTGGGTGCTCACCGACACGGTCCCTCTGGAAATGAACGCGGCCGCCACCTGA
- a CDS encoding alcohol dehydrogenase catalytic domain-containing protein, whose product MSTTMRAAVADGMGGVEIRDVPVPIAEDGRVVIAPVGTGVCGTDLHLVSGDYPHGRFPVVPGHEFAGHVTAVGPGVRGISEGDYVGVNPNVSCGRCTWCGRGATNLCTALEPVGVAVDGSCAEYVSVPQGIVFGLDARIPETAAPLIEPFACVLHALERVPDWREQEMVVFGAGSIGLMAVALARDEGAAGIRVVEPNAVRRAAASEFGALEAVSSPSDLSRETFDLALDASGHPIAIGQAVDALGPRGRLIQMGVASPEAAVALRPYDVFAKELSIIGSNSLAEKYEQAAERMVDLHPELSALITATFPLEEYAHALDAAKSPDQIKVQVRL is encoded by the coding sequence ATGAGCACGACGATGCGAGCCGCTGTCGCCGACGGAATGGGCGGGGTCGAGATTCGGGACGTCCCGGTCCCGATCGCCGAGGACGGACGTGTGGTGATCGCGCCCGTCGGCACAGGCGTGTGCGGCACGGACCTGCACCTGGTATCCGGCGACTACCCCCACGGGCGCTTCCCCGTCGTCCCCGGACACGAGTTCGCGGGCCACGTCACGGCGGTCGGGCCGGGCGTGCGGGGAATCTCCGAAGGCGACTACGTCGGCGTGAACCCGAACGTCTCGTGCGGACGCTGCACCTGGTGCGGGAGGGGCGCCACCAATCTCTGCACGGCACTTGAGCCCGTCGGGGTCGCGGTCGACGGCTCGTGCGCCGAGTACGTGTCGGTTCCCCAGGGCATCGTCTTCGGCTTGGATGCTCGCATTCCTGAGACGGCGGCCCCGCTGATCGAGCCCTTCGCATGCGTACTGCATGCTCTGGAGCGCGTCCCGGACTGGCGCGAGCAGGAGATGGTGGTCTTCGGAGCCGGTTCGATCGGCCTGATGGCTGTCGCCCTGGCGCGCGACGAAGGCGCCGCCGGCATTCGCGTCGTCGAGCCGAACGCGGTCCGCCGCGCTGCCGCCTCGGAGTTCGGTGCACTGGAGGCCGTGTCGTCTCCGAGCGACCTCTCGCGAGAGACGTTCGACCTCGCTCTGGACGCCAGTGGGCACCCGATCGCGATCGGCCAGGCCGTCGATGCACTCGGCCCTCGCGGGCGATTGATCCAGATGGGGGTCGCGTCTCCCGAGGCGGCAGTGGCGCTCCGCCCCTACGACGTCTTCGCCAAAGAGCTGAGCATCATCGGATCGAACTCGCTCGCCGAGAAGTACGAGCAGGCTGCGGAGCGCATGGTCGACCTGCATCCCGAGCTCTCCGCCCTCATCACCGCGACCTTCCCGCTCGAGGAGTACGCGCATGCCCTCGACGCCGCGAAGAGCCCTGACCAGATCAAGGTCCAGGTGCGGCTCTGA
- a CDS encoding MFS transporter produces MNTDVLVSPDTKSRGAAGLLDRLGLPAPLALGFLGVLLFMIGDGIESNYLSPFLVGAEGFSESSAAVTISLYGIFVAIGSWLAGTLSAVLGPRRVMLLGAANWIVFEAIFLIVGVGMDLGWAAVLAYTIRGIGYPFFAYAFLFWINVATPPHQRGSSVGWFWFVFGAGLPTIGSLVASWTIPHIGEVGTFWLAVVIVSLGAVIALLGVRDRTHAGPIPDSAGWGELAKGMTILWRAPRVTAGAVVRLINTAPNFALFVVAPFYFTQQIGLDQGHYLQIVTIVYTANIGANLVFGIVGDRLGWQRTVTWFGCVLCALGMLLLFYVPQIAGPNFWVITLCWAVFGIGLAGFVPLTALTPALVTIEDRGSALAVYTLAAGLSAFIGPVIVALLGGAAHMTLLVWTFVGMYVLGAILCTVLRSSEDPVRMRRAVTD; encoded by the coding sequence ATGAACACCGATGTCCTCGTCAGCCCCGACACGAAGTCCCGCGGCGCCGCAGGCCTGTTGGACAGGCTCGGCCTCCCCGCGCCGTTGGCCCTCGGATTCCTGGGCGTTCTCCTGTTCATGATCGGCGACGGGATCGAATCGAACTACCTCTCGCCGTTCCTCGTGGGAGCCGAGGGATTCAGCGAGTCCTCGGCTGCTGTCACGATCAGCCTCTACGGGATCTTCGTCGCCATCGGCTCTTGGCTGGCGGGGACCCTTTCCGCAGTCCTCGGCCCGCGGCGCGTGATGCTCCTCGGTGCCGCGAACTGGATCGTCTTCGAAGCGATCTTCCTGATCGTCGGCGTGGGCATGGATCTGGGTTGGGCAGCGGTGCTCGCGTACACGATCCGCGGTATCGGGTATCCCTTCTTCGCGTACGCCTTCCTCTTCTGGATCAATGTCGCGACGCCCCCTCACCAGCGCGGCAGCTCGGTGGGATGGTTCTGGTTCGTCTTCGGGGCGGGGCTGCCGACGATCGGATCGCTCGTGGCGAGCTGGACGATCCCGCACATCGGCGAGGTCGGAACGTTCTGGTTGGCCGTCGTGATCGTCTCGCTCGGTGCGGTGATCGCTCTGCTCGGTGTCCGGGACCGCACGCATGCGGGCCCCATCCCCGATTCGGCAGGCTGGGGCGAGCTCGCCAAGGGGATGACCATCCTCTGGCGCGCTCCCCGGGTCACTGCCGGAGCGGTCGTCCGTCTTATCAACACGGCGCCGAACTTCGCCCTCTTCGTCGTCGCCCCGTTCTACTTCACGCAGCAGATCGGTCTCGATCAGGGGCACTACCTGCAGATCGTGACGATCGTCTACACCGCGAACATCGGCGCGAACCTGGTGTTCGGGATCGTGGGGGACAGACTCGGCTGGCAGCGCACGGTCACCTGGTTCGGATGCGTTCTCTGCGCACTCGGGATGCTGCTGCTGTTCTACGTGCCGCAGATCGCCGGGCCGAACTTCTGGGTCATCACCCTGTGCTGGGCGGTGTTCGGAATCGGGCTCGCCGGCTTCGTGCCGCTCACTGCGCTCACGCCTGCCCTCGTCACGATTGAGGATCGTGGGTCCGCGCTCGCGGTCTACACACTCGCCGCGGGACTCTCGGCCTTCATCGGCCCTGTGATCGTCGCCCTCCTGGGCGGAGCGGCGCACATGACGCTGCTGGTGTGGACCTTCGTCGGCATGTACGTCCTCGGAGCGATCCTGTGCACGGTCCTCCGGTCGTCGGAGGACCCCGTCAGGATGCGCCGGGCGGTCACCGACTGA
- a CDS encoding D-arabinono-1,4-lactone oxidase codes for MGASSPSRGSTGGAEAGARPGLSWSGTIDYGPGPLHRPTSLDALRALVGRSERIRALGTRHSFSRVAASDADLVTLEAMPGGIDVDTEHRTVRVGAGVRYGELVPALWEQGLALPSMGSLPHISVGGASATGTHGSGDRQRSLASSVRAIELVTADGDLVGFSREADPEVFDGMVLALGALGIVTRLELDLVPAFRMRQAVYLDLPPEQMSDAGLGAVLASAYSVSMFHHWNGTAAQVWVKQEAEGEGDAVPMPEAWHGARRAPGPVHPAPDMSPTFCTDQSGQPGPAFEVLPHFRMEFTPSSGAEIQSEYFVPREQVGAAIAAVSELAERIRPLLIVSEIRSTAADDLWLSPAHGRASACIHFTWQSRPDEVRAVLPAVESALAPFSPRPHWGKVFTLDADAVRAQYPRLSDFQALRDRLDPRRVFRNEYVDGLLGA; via the coding sequence ATGGGGGCGAGCTCCCCGAGCCGCGGATCCACCGGCGGCGCGGAGGCCGGCGCCCGCCCGGGCCTCAGCTGGTCGGGCACGATCGACTACGGTCCGGGGCCTCTGCACCGGCCGACGTCCCTCGACGCGCTCCGCGCCCTCGTCGGCCGCTCCGAGCGGATACGGGCGCTCGGCACCCGGCACTCGTTCTCGCGGGTCGCGGCGTCCGACGCGGACCTGGTGACGCTCGAGGCGATGCCGGGCGGCATCGACGTCGACACGGAGCACCGCACCGTGCGGGTCGGGGCCGGGGTCCGGTACGGGGAGCTCGTGCCCGCCCTCTGGGAACAGGGCCTCGCGCTGCCGAGCATGGGCTCCCTGCCGCACATCTCGGTGGGCGGCGCGAGCGCGACCGGAACCCACGGGTCCGGTGACCGCCAGCGCTCGCTCGCCTCCTCGGTGCGGGCGATCGAGCTGGTCACCGCGGACGGCGACCTCGTCGGCTTCTCCCGCGAGGCCGATCCCGAGGTGTTCGACGGGATGGTGCTCGCCCTGGGCGCCCTGGGGATCGTCACCCGCCTCGAGCTCGACCTGGTGCCCGCCTTCCGGATGCGGCAGGCCGTCTACCTGGACCTGCCTCCCGAGCAGATGAGCGACGCGGGCCTTGGCGCCGTGCTCGCGAGCGCCTACAGCGTGAGCATGTTCCACCACTGGAACGGGACGGCCGCGCAGGTGTGGGTGAAGCAGGAGGCCGAGGGCGAGGGCGACGCGGTGCCGATGCCGGAGGCGTGGCACGGCGCGCGGCGCGCCCCGGGCCCCGTCCACCCGGCCCCGGACATGTCGCCCACGTTCTGCACCGACCAGAGCGGGCAGCCCGGCCCCGCGTTCGAGGTTCTCCCCCACTTCCGGATGGAGTTCACGCCCAGCAGCGGCGCCGAGATCCAGTCGGAGTACTTCGTGCCGCGCGAGCAGGTCGGGGCGGCCATCGCCGCGGTGAGCGAACTGGCGGAGCGGATCCGCCCTCTGCTGATCGTCTCGGAGATCCGCTCCACCGCGGCCGACGACCTCTGGCTGAGCCCCGCCCACGGGCGCGCGAGCGCGTGCATCCACTTCACCTGGCAGAGCAGGCCGGACGAGGTCCGTGCGGTGCTGCCCGCGGTCGAGTCGGCACTCGCGCCGTTCTCGCCGCGCCCCCACTGGGGCAAGGTCTTCACGCTCGACGCCGACGCCGTGCGCGCCCAGTACCCGCGGCTCTCGGACTTCCAGGCGCTGCGGGATCGTCTGGACCCGCGGCGGGTGTTCCGGAACGAGTACGTGGACGGGCTGCTGGGGGCGTGA
- the araA gene encoding L-arabinose isomerase → MDNPFAAREIWFLTGSQGLYGQETLDQVAEQSRVIAETLDAASDVPVKIVWKPVLTSRDAIRETALAANSDPACVGVIAWMHTFSPAKMWILGLDALQTPLLHLHTQANEKLPWSSIDMDFMNLNQAAHGDREFGYIASRLGVERKTVVGHASHVDVQQRIGRWARAATGWAEMHSLRLARFGDNMRDVAVTEGDKTEAELRLGVSVNTWGVNDLVEVVDGIDESAIDELVAVYDAEYDVVPELREGGERRESLRYGARLELGLRSFLEEGGFGAFTTNFEDLGGLRQLPGLPVQRLMADGYGFGAEGDWKTAILVRVANVMGYGLPGGASLMEDYTYELTPGEQKILGAHMLEVSPSLTTARPRLEIHPLGIGDREDPVRLTFTADPGPGLVIAMSDMRERFRLVANTVEIVEPDEPLPNLPVACAVWEPAPSLATSAECWLTAGAAHHTVMTTATDLETWEDLAEISGLELAVIDESTTVRSFAQELRVNQVFHRLAQGF, encoded by the coding sequence GTGGACAACCCGTTCGCCGCACGCGAGATCTGGTTCCTCACCGGCAGCCAGGGCCTGTACGGGCAGGAGACGCTCGACCAGGTCGCCGAGCAGTCCCGCGTCATCGCCGAGACCCTCGACGCCGCGAGCGACGTGCCCGTGAAGATCGTCTGGAAGCCCGTGCTCACCAGCCGCGACGCGATCCGCGAGACCGCTCTCGCGGCGAACTCCGACCCGGCGTGCGTGGGCGTCATCGCCTGGATGCACACCTTCTCCCCGGCGAAGATGTGGATCCTCGGGCTCGACGCCCTGCAGACCCCTCTGCTGCACCTGCACACGCAGGCGAACGAGAAGCTGCCCTGGTCGAGCATCGACATGGACTTCATGAACCTCAACCAGGCCGCCCACGGCGACCGCGAGTTCGGGTACATCGCCTCGCGGCTCGGCGTCGAGCGCAAGACCGTCGTCGGACACGCCTCCCATGTCGACGTCCAACAGCGCATCGGCCGCTGGGCGCGCGCGGCGACGGGCTGGGCGGAGATGCACTCGCTGCGCCTCGCCCGCTTCGGCGACAACATGCGCGACGTCGCCGTCACCGAGGGCGACAAGACCGAGGCCGAGCTGCGACTGGGCGTCTCGGTGAACACGTGGGGCGTGAACGACCTCGTCGAGGTCGTCGACGGCATCGACGAGTCCGCGATCGACGAGCTCGTCGCGGTCTACGACGCCGAGTACGACGTCGTCCCCGAGCTGCGGGAGGGCGGCGAGCGCCGCGAGTCCCTGCGCTACGGCGCGCGGCTCGAGCTGGGCCTGCGCTCCTTCCTCGAGGAGGGCGGCTTCGGCGCCTTCACCACCAACTTCGAGGACCTCGGCGGGCTGCGCCAGCTCCCCGGCCTGCCGGTGCAGCGCCTCATGGCCGACGGCTACGGCTTCGGCGCCGAGGGCGACTGGAAGACCGCGATCCTGGTGCGCGTCGCGAACGTCATGGGATACGGCCTCCCCGGCGGCGCCTCGCTCATGGAGGACTACACCTACGAGCTCACGCCCGGCGAGCAGAAGATCCTCGGCGCCCACATGCTCGAGGTCTCCCCGTCGCTGACCACCGCGCGGCCCCGCCTCGAGATCCACCCGCTGGGGATCGGCGACCGCGAGGACCCGGTGCGCCTGACGTTCACGGCCGACCCCGGGCCTGGCCTCGTGATCGCCATGAGCGACATGCGCGAGCGCTTCCGCCTGGTCGCCAACACGGTGGAGATCGTCGAACCCGACGAGCCCCTGCCGAACCTGCCCGTGGCCTGCGCGGTGTGGGAGCCCGCGCCGAGCCTGGCGACGTCGGCCGAGTGCTGGCTGACCGCCGGCGCCGCCCACCACACGGTGATGACCACGGCGACCGACCTCGAGACCTGGGAGGACCTCGCGGAGATCTCCGGGCTCGAGCTCGCCGTCATCGACGAGTCGACCACCGTGCGCTCCTTCGCGCAGGAGCTGCGCGTGAACCAGGTCTTCCACCGCCTCGCGCAGGGGTTCTGA
- a CDS encoding BCCT family transporter, which translates to MHDAPAFVEGNCLSSPIPPEAADAATDSPTSSHDRPAAWPEDLPTTVHLPEHLQIDERDSDDEITQKLRRQGARIGRGTIAPAVFWPSLIVILAVAVGTVIAPDVSSTVFQGVQNWIVATLGWYYMLIIGLFVAFSAIIALSRFGRIRLGRDEDRPEFSTLSWFAMLFAAGMGIGLVFYGVAEPLGYTTTNVKPGWDGEGVELSGLAMAQTFLHWGLHPWACYAVIGLALAYAVHRRGRPVSIRWALEPIFGERVKGWVGDVIDVLAIFGTVFGIATSLGLGVQQISAGMQAIGLIGDVSNWLLVALIVVISLLAMMSVVSGVGAGIKWLSNINLSLAGLLMIVALLFGPTVFLLQNFVESLGVYFANVFHMTLDVGAYQRSEKAQTWWSGATLFYWGWWIAWAPFVGVFIARISRGRTVREFIAGVLLVPSVVGMVWFSIWGGSGLYRQWFGAGDLGDITAEESLFRILEDLPLSGILSVLGILLVAIFFITSSDSGSLVVDMLASGGHPNPPMWSRILWAALSGFLAAALLLSGGLESLQAGSLATALPFSVILLLMCVALVKALRLDSAVVEAHELSARLERVTEHVTGSLPENEQLGSFVDDRIDYRLSATRGALDRGQRGGRSARPGSKRRED; encoded by the coding sequence ATGCACGACGCACCAGCCTTCGTCGAAGGGAACTGCTTGAGCTCGCCCATCCCGCCCGAAGCCGCCGACGCGGCGACCGACTCCCCCACCTCCTCGCACGACCGTCCCGCCGCCTGGCCCGAGGACCTCCCCACCACCGTCCATCTGCCCGAGCACCTGCAGATCGACGAGCGCGACAGCGACGACGAGATCACCCAGAAGCTGCGCCGACAGGGCGCGCGCATCGGCCGCGGCACCATCGCCCCCGCCGTCTTCTGGCCCTCCCTGATCGTGATCCTCGCGGTCGCCGTGGGCACCGTGATCGCCCCCGACGTCTCCAGCACCGTCTTCCAGGGCGTCCAGAACTGGATCGTGGCGACCCTGGGCTGGTACTACATGCTGATCATCGGCCTCTTCGTGGCGTTCTCGGCGATCATCGCGCTGAGCCGCTTCGGCCGGATCCGCCTGGGCCGGGACGAGGACCGACCCGAGTTCTCGACCCTCTCGTGGTTCGCGATGCTGTTCGCCGCCGGCATGGGCATCGGCCTGGTCTTCTACGGCGTCGCCGAGCCCCTGGGGTACACCACCACCAACGTGAAGCCCGGATGGGACGGCGAGGGCGTGGAGCTCTCCGGTCTGGCCATGGCGCAGACCTTCCTGCACTGGGGCCTGCACCCCTGGGCCTGCTACGCCGTGATCGGCCTGGCCCTCGCCTACGCCGTGCACCGTCGCGGCCGTCCCGTCTCGATCCGGTGGGCGCTCGAGCCGATCTTCGGCGAGCGCGTCAAGGGCTGGGTCGGCGACGTCATCGACGTCCTCGCGATCTTCGGCACCGTCTTCGGCATCGCCACCTCGCTGGGCCTGGGCGTCCAGCAGATCTCCGCCGGCATGCAGGCCATCGGCCTGATCGGCGACGTCAGCAACTGGCTGCTCGTGGCGCTGATCGTCGTGATCTCGCTGCTGGCCATGATGTCCGTGGTCAGCGGCGTCGGCGCGGGCATCAAGTGGCTCTCGAACATCAACCTCTCGCTCGCCGGCCTGCTGATGATCGTGGCGCTGCTGTTCGGGCCCACCGTCTTCCTGCTGCAGAACTTCGTCGAGTCCCTGGGCGTCTACTTCGCCAACGTCTTCCACATGACCCTCGACGTGGGCGCCTACCAGCGCTCCGAGAAGGCGCAGACCTGGTGGTCCGGCGCCACCCTGTTCTACTGGGGCTGGTGGATCGCCTGGGCGCCGTTCGTGGGCGTGTTCATCGCCCGCATCTCCCGCGGTCGCACGGTGCGCGAGTTCATCGCCGGCGTGCTGCTGGTGCCCTCCGTGGTCGGCATGGTCTGGTTCTCGATCTGGGGCGGCAGCGGCCTGTACCGCCAGTGGTTCGGCGCGGGCGACCTCGGCGACATCACGGCCGAGGAGTCGCTGTTCCGCATCCTCGAGGACCTTCCGCTCAGCGGCATCCTCTCGGTGCTGGGCATCCTGCTGGTCGCGATCTTCTTCATCACCTCCTCGGACTCCGGGTCCCTCGTGGTCGACATGCTCGCCTCGGGCGGTCACCCGAATCCGCCGATGTGGTCGCGCATCCTGTGGGCCGCCCTCTCGGGCTTCCTCGCCGCCGCGCTGCTGCTCTCGGGCGGGCTGGAGTCCCTGCAGGCGGGTTCGCTGGCCACGGCCCTGCCGTTCAGCGTGATCCTGCTGCTCATGTGCGTGGCGCTGGTCAAGGCGCTGCGCCTGGACTCGGCGGTCGTCGAGGCGCACGAGCTCAGCGCCCGCCTCGAGCGCGTGACCGAGCACGTCACCGGGTCGCTCCCGGAGAACGAGCAGCTGGGCAGCTTCGTCGACGACCGGATCGACTACCGGCTCTCGGCGACCCGCGGCGCCCTCGACAGGGGGCAGCGGGGCGGACGCTCCGCACGCCCCGGCTCGAAGCGCCGCGAGGACTGA